A stretch of the Vitis riparia cultivar Riparia Gloire de Montpellier isolate 1030 chromosome 13, EGFV_Vit.rip_1.0, whole genome shotgun sequence genome encodes the following:
- the LOC117928172 gene encoding alpha-galactosidase 3-like, whose product MCVNHEDVFCLLLMDMLCCAFLYYIGVIWQYCREEGTKKPQMVKGSVHLLLFLYLSAISVGIAGRIVPLHEPFDKSTSSRSFSPIFDNSKYGILQLNNGLARTPQMGWNSWNFFACNIDETVIKETADALVSTGLADLGYVYVNIDDCWSSLERDSKGQLVPDPKTFPSGIKALADYVHAKGLKLGIYSDAGIFTCQVRPGSIFHERDDAELFASWGVDYLKYDNCYNLGIEPEERYPPMRNALNATGRTIFYSLCEWGVDDPALWAGKVGNSWRTTDDINDSWARYAF is encoded by the exons ATGTGTGTCAATCATGAAGATGTGTTTTGTCTTCTCTTGATGGATATGCTTTGCTGtgcttttctttattatataggAGTGATTTGGCAGTATTGTCGAGAAGAAGGAACGAAGAAACCACAAATGGTGAAGGGTTCTGTCCATCTGCTGCTCTTCCTCTATCTTTCTGCAATTTCTGTGGGAATTGCGGGGAGGATTGTGCCTCTCCATGAGCCTTTTGATAAATCCACTTCCTCCAGATCATTCAGCCCCATTTTTGATAATTCTAAGTATGGTATACTGCAGCTCAACAATGGTTTGGCTCGAACTCCTCAGATGGG ATGGAACAGCTGGAATTTCTTTGCCTGCAATATCGATGAGACAGTTATCAAAGAAACCG CTGATGCTCTTGTCTCAACTGGCTTGGCTGATTTAGGATATGTCTATGTCAATATAG ATGATTGCTGGTCTTCCTTGGAGCGAGATTCTAAG GGTCAATTAGTCCCGGATCCAAAGACTTTTCCATCAGGTATTAAAGCTCTTGCTGATTATGTACATGCGAAGGGCCTCAAGCTTGGTATTTATTCTGATGCTGG gatttttacaTGTCAAGTTCGACCTGGATCAATATTTCATGAAAGGGATGACGCAGAGCTGTTTGCCTCATGG GGTGTGGATTATTTGAAGTATGATAACTGTTACAATCTGGGCATCGAACCAGAAGAACG GTATCCACCAATGCGTAATGCTCTAAATGCAACTGGGCGCACAATATTCTATTCGCTTTGTGAATG GGGTGTAGATGACCCTGCCTTATGGGCAGGCAAAGTTGGAAATAGTTGGCGAACAACAGATGATATCAATGATTCCTGGGCAAGGTATGCATTCTGA